A stretch of the Macaca mulatta isolate MMU2019108-1 chromosome 14, T2T-MMU8v2.0, whole genome shotgun sequence genome encodes the following:
- the SART1 gene encoding U4/U6.U5 tri-snRNP-associated protein 1 translates to MGSSKKHRGEKEATGTTAAAGTGGATEQPPRHREHKKHKHRSGGSGGSGGERRKRSRERGGERGSGRRGAEAEARSSTHGRERSQAEPSERRVKREKRDDGYEAAASSKTSSGDASSLSIEETNKLRAKLGLKPLEVNAIKKEAGTKEEPVTADVINPMALRQREELREKLAAAKEKRLLNQKLGKIKTLGEDDPWLDDTAAWIERSRQLQKEKDLAEKRAKLLEEMDQEFGVSTLVEEEFGQRRQDLYSARDLQGLTVEHAIDSFREGETMILTLKDKGVLQEEEDVLVNVNLVDKERAEKNVELRKKKPDYLPYAEDESVDDLAQQKPRSILSKYDEELEGEQPHSFRLEQGGMADGLRERELEEIRAKLRLQAQSLSTVGPRLASEYLTPEEMVAFRRTKRRVRKIRKKEKEVVVRADDLLPLGDQTQDGDFGSRLRGRGRRRVSEVEEEKEPVPQPLPSDDTRVENMDISDEEEGGAPQPGSPQVLEEDEAELELQKQLEKGRRLRQLQQLQQLRDSGEKVVEIVKKLESRQRGWEEDEDPERKGAIVFNATSEFCRTLGEIPTYGLAGNREEQEELMDFERDEERSANGGSESDGEENIGWSTVNLDEEKQQQDFSASSTTILDEEPIVNRGLAAALLLCQNKGLLETTVQKVARVKAPNKSLPSAVYCIEDKMAIDDKYSRREEYRGFTQDFKEKDGYKPDVKIEYVDETGRKLTPKEAFRQLSHRFHGKGSGKMKTERRMKKLDEEALLKKMSSSDTPLGTVALLQEKQKAQKTPYIVLSGSGKSMNANTITK, encoded by the exons ATGGGGTCGTCCAAGAAGCACCGCGGAGAGAAGGAGGCGACCGGGACGACGGCGGCGGCCGGCACCGGGGGCGCCACCGAGCAGCCGCCGCGGCACCGGGAACACAAAAAACACAAGCACCGGAGTGGCGGCAGTGGCGGTAGCGGTGGCGAACGACGGAAGCGGAGCCGGGAACGTGGGGGCGAGCGCGGGAGCGGGCGGCGCGGGGCCGAAGCTGAGGCCCGGAGCAGCACGCACGGGCGGGAGCGCAGCCAGGCAGAGCCCTCGGAGCGGCGTGTGAAGCGGGAGAAACGCGATGACGGCTATGAGGCCG cTGCCAGCTCCAAAACTAGCTCAGGCGATGCCTCCTCACTCAGCATTGAGGAGACCAA TAAACTCCGGGCAAAGTTGGGGCTGAAACCCTTGGAGGTCAATGCCATCAAGAAGG AGGCGGGCACCAAGGAGGAGCCCGTGACAGCCGATGTCATCAATCCTATGGCCTTGCGACAGCGAGAGGAGCTGCGGGAGAAGCTGGCGGCTGCCAAGGAGAAGCGCCTGCTGAACCAAAAGCTGGG GAAGATAAAGACCCTAGGAGAGGATGATCCCTGGCTGGACGACACTGCAGCCTGGATCGAGAGGAGCCGGCAGCTGCAGAAGGAGAAAGACCTGGCAGAGAAGAGG GCAAAGTTACTGGAGGAGATGGACCAAGAGTTTGGTGTCAGCACTCTGGTAGAGGAGGAGTTCGGGCAGAGACGGCAG GACCTGTACAGTGCCCGGGACCTGCAGGGCCTCACCGTGGAGCATGCCATTGATTCCTTCCGAGAAGGGGAGACCATGATCCTCACCCTTAAGGACAAAG GCGtgctgcaggaggaggaggacgtGCTGGTGAACGTGAACCTGGTGGATAAGGAGCGGGCAGAGAAGAATGTGGAGCTGCGGAAGAAGAAGCCCGACTACCTGCCTTATGCCGAGGACGAGAGTGTGGACGACCTGGCGCAG CAAAAACCTCGCTCTATCCTGTCCAAGTACGACGAAGAGCTTGAGGGGGAGCAGCCGCATTCCTTCCGCTTGGAGCAGGGGGGCATGGCCGATGGCCTGCGGGAACGGGAGTTGGAGGAGATCCGGGCCAAGCTGCGGCTGCAGGCTCAGTCCCTGAGCACGGTGGGGCCCCGGCTGGCCTCCGAGTACCTCACACCCGAGGAGATG GTGGCCTTTAGAAGGACCAAGCGGAGGGTGAGGAAAATCCgcaagaaggagaaggaggtcGTAGTGCGGGCGGATGACCTGTTGCCTCTCGGGGACCAGACTCAGGATGGGGACTTTGGTTCCAG ACTGCGGGGACGGGGTCGCCGCCGAGTGtctgaggtggaggaggagaaggagcccGTGCCTCAGCCCCTGCCGTCGGATGACACCCGAGTGGAGAACATGGACATCAGTGATGAGG AGGAAGGTGGAGCTCCACAGCCGGGGTCCCCGCAGGTGCTGGAGGAGGACGAGGCAGAGCTGGAGCTGCAGAAGCAGCTGGAGAAGGGACGCCGGCTGCGACAGttacagcagctgcagcagctgcgAGACAGTGGCGAGAAG GTGGTGGAGATTGTGAAGAAGCTGGAGTCTCGCCAGCGGGgctgggaggaggatgaggatccTGAGCGGAAGGGGGCCATCGTGTTCAACGCCACGTCCGAGTTCTGCCGCACCTTGGGGGAGATCCCCACCTACGGGCTGGCTGGCAACCGCGAGGAACAGGAGGAGCTCATG GACTTTGAACGGGATGAGGAGCGCTCGGCCAACGGCGGCTCCGAATCTGACGGGGAGGAGAACATCGGCTGGAGCACAGTGAACCTGGAcgaggagaagcagcagcaggat TTCTCAGCCTCCTCCACCACCATCCTGGACGAGGAACCGATCGTGAATAGGGGGCTGGCGGCTGCCCTGCTCCTGTGTCAGAACAAAG GGCTGCTGGAGACCACAGTGCAGAAGGTGGCCCGGGTGAAGGCCCCCAACAAGTCGCTGCCTTCAGCCGTGTACTGCATCGAGGATAAGAT GGCCATCGATGACAAGTACAGCCGGCGGGAGGAGTACCGAGGCTTCACACAGGACTTCAAGGAGAAGGACGGCTACAAACCTGATGTTAAGATCGAATACGTGGATGAGACGGGCCGGAAACTCACACCCAAGGAG GCTTTCCGGCAGCTGTCCCACCGCTTCCATGGCAAGGGCTCAGGCAAGATGAAGACAGAGCGGCGGATGAAGAAGCTGGATGAGGAGGCG CTCCTGAAGAAGATGAGCTCCAGTGACACACCCCTGGGCACTGTGGCCCTGCTCCAGGAGAAGCAGAAGGCTCAGAAGACCCCCTACATCGTGCTCAGCGGCAGCGGCAAGAGCATGAACGC GAACACCATCACCAAGTGA
- the TSGA10IP gene encoding testis-specific protein 10-interacting protein isoform X2 produces MGQDTNMLNTYQQLVRTPLARPGQDMRLQAPGTSTGLLKLLSTISQDKQGRLGSGDGVPNQDLQWRSQSSRQTAKKDRKPRGQSKKGQGSEEAEDLFRLPPRKPSFPFQWAWESIATDVRAVLQPSSPTPGHQALPMPSSSSQRQSRRKSTANLPEAYGCCRKTEVQNLKARQQLGAWGGVSIPPGKGELGPETPSECGLQPPGRRPGSGSASDKQVQLLGPGAEEAERGLSSGEPPQRPRRGSISEEEQFSEATEEAEEGEHRAPCRRRAGCQKKGQISGEEASDEGELQGQSQGSRPSFNNLQRPQRRKTRARELQGPWDLEKLHRQLQRDLDCGPQKQPWKALRAAFQASKQNGKAYASEDDETFPSANLPNRTFHKRQEATRSLLQAWERQRQEERQQAELRRARTQHVQRQVARCLAAYAPRGSRGPGAAQRKLEELRRQERQRFAEYQAELQGIQHRVQARPFLFQQAMQANARLTVTRRFSQVLSALGLDEEQLLSEAGKVDREGTPRKPRSHRSMGVRMEHSPQRPPRTEPTGSQPDRHYKPSLDPECSF; encoded by the exons ATGGGGCAGGACACCAATATGCTAAATACCTACCAACAGTTGGTTAGGACCCCGTTGGCACGACCAGGGCAGGACATGCGGCTTCAGGCTCCAGGAACCAGCACTGGGCTGCTCAAGCTGCTGTCGACCATCTCTCAGGACAAGCAG GGCCGCCTGGGGAGTGGTGATGGTGTGCCAAATCAGGACCTGCAGTGGAGGTCTCAGAGCTCAAGGCAGACAGCAAAGAAGGACCGCAAGCCCAGGGGCCAGAGCAAGAAAGGACAGGGCTCTGAAGAGGCTGAAGA TCTCTTCCGCCTTCCTCCTCGGAAgccctccttccccttccagtGGGCCTGGGAGAGCATCGCCACAGATGTCCGGGCTGTGCTTCAGCCAAGTTCCCCAACCCCAGGCCACCAAGCCCTGCCCAtgccctcctcatcctcccagcGCCAGTCCAGGCGCAAGTCCACGGCCAACCTCCCAGAGGCCTATGGCTGCTGCCGGAAGACAGAGGTGCAAAACCTGAAGGCGAGACAACAGCTGGGAGCCTGGGGTGGTGTCTCCATCCCTCCTGGCAAAGGGGAGCTAGGACCGGAGACCCCCAGTGAGTGTGGCCTCCAGCCGCCTGGGAGGAGGCCAGGATCAGGATCGGCGTCCGACAAGCAGGTCCAGCTGCTAGGCCCGggtgctgaggaggctgagaggggtcTGAGTTCTGGGGAGCCGCCCCAGCGCCCCAGGAGGGGGTCCATCTCAGAGGAGGAGCAATTCTCAGAGGCcacagaggaggctgaggagggagagcaCAGGGCTCCCTGCAGAAGGAGGGCTGGTTGTCAGAAAAAGGGGCAGATTTCCGGAGAGGAGGCCTCGGATGAAGGGGAACTGCAGGGCCAGAGCCAGGGGAGCAGGCCTAGCTTCAACAACCTCCAAAGGCCACAGAGGAGGAAGACAAGGGccagggagctgcaggggccaTGGGACCTGGAGAAGCTGCACAGGCAGCTACAGAGAGACCTGGATTGTG GCCCCCAAAAGCAGCCCTGGAAGGCTTTGAGGGCTGCCTTCCAGGCCTCCAAGCAGAATGGAAAGGCCTATGCCTCGGAAGACGATGAAACTTTCCCGTCTGCCAACCTCCCCAATCGCACCTTCCACAAACGACAGGAAGCCACCAG GAGCCTGCTGCAGGCCTGGGAGCGGCAGCGGCAGGAGGAGCGGCAGCAGGCCGAGCTGCGGCGGGCCCGAACGCAGCATGTACAGCGGCAAGTGGCCCGCTGCCTGGCAGCCTACGCACCCAGAGGGAGCCGGGGCCCTGGGGCAGCCCAGCGCAAGCTGGAGGAGCTGAG GCGCCAGGAGCGACAACGCTTTGCTGAGTACCAAGCGGAGCTGCAAGGCATCCAGCACAGGGTGCAGGCCCGGCCCTTCCTGTTCCAGCAGGCCATGCAG gCCAATGCCCGGCTCACTGTCACTCGGCGCTTCTCCCAGGTGCTGTCAGCACTGGGGCTGGATGAAGAGCAGCTGCTGTCCGAGGCAGGAAAGGTGGACAGAGAAGGCACCCCCAGGAAACCCAG GAGCCACAGGTCAATGGGGGTGAGAATGGAGCACTCTCCTCAGAGGCCCCCAAGGACAGAACCCACCGGCAGCCAGCCTGACAGGCACTACAAGCCCAGCCTGGACCCGGAGTGCAGTTTCTGA
- the TSGA10IP gene encoding testis-specific protein 10-interacting protein isoform X4, whose translation MGQDTNMLNTYQQLVRTPLARPGQDMRLQAPGTSTGLLKLLSTISQDKQASKQNGKAYASEDDETFPSANLPNRTFHKRQEATRSLLQAWERQRQEERQQAELRRARTQHVQRQVARCLAAYAPRGSRGPGAAQRKLEELRRQERQRFAEYQAELQGIQHRVQARPFLFQQAMQPWCRARSPLLSPQANARLTVTRRFSQVLSALGLDEEQLLSEAGKVDREGTPRKPRSHRSMGVRMEHSPQRPPRTEPTGSQPDRHYKPSLDPECSF comes from the exons ATGGGGCAGGACACCAATATGCTAAATACCTACCAACAGTTGGTTAGGACCCCGTTGGCACGACCAGGGCAGGACATGCGGCTTCAGGCTCCAGGAACCAGCACTGGGCTGCTCAAGCTGCTGTCGACCATCTCTCAGGACAAGCAG GCCTCCAAGCAGAATGGAAAGGCCTATGCCTCGGAAGACGATGAAACTTTCCCGTCTGCCAACCTCCCCAATCGCACCTTCCACAAACGACAGGAAGCCACCAG GAGCCTGCTGCAGGCCTGGGAGCGGCAGCGGCAGGAGGAGCGGCAGCAGGCCGAGCTGCGGCGGGCCCGAACGCAGCATGTACAGCGGCAAGTGGCCCGCTGCCTGGCAGCCTACGCACCCAGAGGGAGCCGGGGCCCTGGGGCAGCCCAGCGCAAGCTGGAGGAGCTGAG GCGCCAGGAGCGACAACGCTTTGCTGAGTACCAAGCGGAGCTGCAAGGCATCCAGCACAGGGTGCAGGCCCGGCCCTTCCTGTTCCAGCAGGCCATGCAG CCCTGGTGCAGAGCGAGAagccctcttctctctcctcaggCCAATGCCCGGCTCACTGTCACTCGGCGCTTCTCCCAGGTGCTGTCAGCACTGGGGCTGGATGAAGAGCAGCTGCTGTCCGAGGCAGGAAAGGTGGACAGAGAAGGCACCCCCAGGAAACCCAG GAGCCACAGGTCAATGGGGGTGAGAATGGAGCACTCTCCTCAGAGGCCCCCAAGGACAGAACCCACCGGCAGCCAGCCTGACAGGCACTACAAGCCCAGCCTGGACCCGGAGTGCAGTTTCTGA
- the TSGA10IP gene encoding testis-specific protein 10-interacting protein isoform X5 codes for MVCQIRTCSGGLRAQGRQQRRTASPGARARKDRALKRLKSPQKQPWKALRAAFQASKQNGKAYASEDDETFPSANLPNRTFHKRQEATRSLLQAWERQRQEERQQAELRRARTQHVQRQVARCLAAYAPRGSRGPGAAQRKLEELRRQERQRFAEYQAELQGIQHRVQARPFLFQQAMQANARLTVTRRFSQVLSALGLDEEQLLSEAGKVDREGTPRKPRSHRSMGVRMEHSPQRPPRTEPTGSQPDRHYKPSLDPECSF; via the exons ATGGTGTGCCAAATCAGGACCTGCAGTGGAGGTCTCAGAGCTCAAGGCAGACAGCAAAGAAGGACCGCAAGCCCAGGGGCCAGAGCAAGAAAGGACAGGGCTCTGAAGAGGCTGAAGA GCCCCCAAAAGCAGCCCTGGAAGGCTTTGAGGGCTGCCTTCCAGGCCTCCAAGCAGAATGGAAAGGCCTATGCCTCGGAAGACGATGAAACTTTCCCGTCTGCCAACCTCCCCAATCGCACCTTCCACAAACGACAGGAAGCCACCAG GAGCCTGCTGCAGGCCTGGGAGCGGCAGCGGCAGGAGGAGCGGCAGCAGGCCGAGCTGCGGCGGGCCCGAACGCAGCATGTACAGCGGCAAGTGGCCCGCTGCCTGGCAGCCTACGCACCCAGAGGGAGCCGGGGCCCTGGGGCAGCCCAGCGCAAGCTGGAGGAGCTGAG GCGCCAGGAGCGACAACGCTTTGCTGAGTACCAAGCGGAGCTGCAAGGCATCCAGCACAGGGTGCAGGCCCGGCCCTTCCTGTTCCAGCAGGCCATGCAG gCCAATGCCCGGCTCACTGTCACTCGGCGCTTCTCCCAGGTGCTGTCAGCACTGGGGCTGGATGAAGAGCAGCTGCTGTCCGAGGCAGGAAAGGTGGACAGAGAAGGCACCCCCAGGAAACCCAG GAGCCACAGGTCAATGGGGGTGAGAATGGAGCACTCTCCTCAGAGGCCCCCAAGGACAGAACCCACCGGCAGCCAGCCTGACAGGCACTACAAGCCCAGCCTGGACCCGGAGTGCAGTTTCTGA
- the TSGA10IP gene encoding testis-specific protein 10-interacting protein isoform X3, giving the protein MPSSSSQRQSRRKSTANLPEAYGCCRKTEVQNLKARQQLGAWGGVSIPPGKGELGPETPSECGLQPPGRRPGSGSASDKQVQLLGPGAEEAERGLSSGEPPQRPRRGSISEEEQFSEATEEAEEGEHRAPCRRRAGCQKKGQISGEEASDEGELQGQSQGSRPSFNNLQRPQRRKTRARELQGPWDLEKLHRQLQRDLDCGPQKQPWKALRAAFQASKQNGKAYASEDDETFPSANLPNRTFHKRQEATRSLLQAWERQRQEERQQAELRRARTQHVQRQVARCLAAYAPRGSRGPGAAQRKLEELRRQERQRFAEYQAELQGIQHRVQARPFLFQQAMQANARLTVTRRFSQVLSALGLDEEQLLSEAGKVDREGTPRKPRSHRSMGVRMEHSPQRPPRTEPTGSQPDRHYKPSLDPECSF; this is encoded by the exons AtgccctcctcatcctcccagcGCCAGTCCAGGCGCAAGTCCACGGCCAACCTCCCAGAGGCCTATGGCTGCTGCCGGAAGACAGAGGTGCAAAACCTGAAGGCGAGACAACAGCTGGGAGCCTGGGGTGGTGTCTCCATCCCTCCTGGCAAAGGGGAGCTAGGACCGGAGACCCCCAGTGAGTGTGGCCTCCAGCCGCCTGGGAGGAGGCCAGGATCAGGATCGGCGTCCGACAAGCAGGTCCAGCTGCTAGGCCCGggtgctgaggaggctgagaggggtcTGAGTTCTGGGGAGCCGCCCCAGCGCCCCAGGAGGGGGTCCATCTCAGAGGAGGAGCAATTCTCAGAGGCcacagaggaggctgaggagggagagcaCAGGGCTCCCTGCAGAAGGAGGGCTGGTTGTCAGAAAAAGGGGCAGATTTCCGGAGAGGAGGCCTCGGATGAAGGGGAACTGCAGGGCCAGAGCCAGGGGAGCAGGCCTAGCTTCAACAACCTCCAAAGGCCACAGAGGAGGAAGACAAGGGccagggagctgcaggggccaTGGGACCTGGAGAAGCTGCACAGGCAGCTACAGAGAGACCTGGATTGTG GCCCCCAAAAGCAGCCCTGGAAGGCTTTGAGGGCTGCCTTCCAGGCCTCCAAGCAGAATGGAAAGGCCTATGCCTCGGAAGACGATGAAACTTTCCCGTCTGCCAACCTCCCCAATCGCACCTTCCACAAACGACAGGAAGCCACCAG GAGCCTGCTGCAGGCCTGGGAGCGGCAGCGGCAGGAGGAGCGGCAGCAGGCCGAGCTGCGGCGGGCCCGAACGCAGCATGTACAGCGGCAAGTGGCCCGCTGCCTGGCAGCCTACGCACCCAGAGGGAGCCGGGGCCCTGGGGCAGCCCAGCGCAAGCTGGAGGAGCTGAG GCGCCAGGAGCGACAACGCTTTGCTGAGTACCAAGCGGAGCTGCAAGGCATCCAGCACAGGGTGCAGGCCCGGCCCTTCCTGTTCCAGCAGGCCATGCAG gCCAATGCCCGGCTCACTGTCACTCGGCGCTTCTCCCAGGTGCTGTCAGCACTGGGGCTGGATGAAGAGCAGCTGCTGTCCGAGGCAGGAAAGGTGGACAGAGAAGGCACCCCCAGGAAACCCAG GAGCCACAGGTCAATGGGGGTGAGAATGGAGCACTCTCCTCAGAGGCCCCCAAGGACAGAACCCACCGGCAGCCAGCCTGACAGGCACTACAAGCCCAGCCTGGACCCGGAGTGCAGTTTCTGA
- the TSGA10IP gene encoding testis-specific protein 10-interacting protein isoform X1 — MGQDTNMLNTYQQLVRTPLARPGQDMRLQAPGTSTGLLKLLSTISQDKQGRLGSGDGVPNQDLQWRSQSSRQTAKKDRKPRGQSKKGQGSEEAEDLFRLPPRKPSFPFQWAWESIATDVRAVLQPSSPTPGHQALPMPSSSSQRQSRRKSTANLPEAYGCCRKTEVQNLKARQQLGAWGGVSIPPGKGELGPETPSECGLQPPGRRPGSGSASDKQVQLLGPGAEEAERGLSSGEPPQRPRRGSISEEEQFSEATEEAEEGEHRAPCRRRAGCQKKGQISGEEASDEGELQGQSQGSRPSFNNLQRPQRRKTRARELQGPWDLEKLHRQLQRDLDCGPQKQPWKALRAAFQASKQNGKAYASEDDETFPSANLPNRTFHKRQEATRSLLQAWERQRQEERQQAELRRARTQHVQRQVARCLAAYAPRGSRGPGAAQRKLEELRRQERQRFAEYQAELQGIQHRVQARPFLFQQAMQPWCRARSPLLSPQANARLTVTRRFSQVLSALGLDEEQLLSEAGKVDREGTPRKPRSHRSMGVRMEHSPQRPPRTEPTGSQPDRHYKPSLDPECSF, encoded by the exons ATGGGGCAGGACACCAATATGCTAAATACCTACCAACAGTTGGTTAGGACCCCGTTGGCACGACCAGGGCAGGACATGCGGCTTCAGGCTCCAGGAACCAGCACTGGGCTGCTCAAGCTGCTGTCGACCATCTCTCAGGACAAGCAG GGCCGCCTGGGGAGTGGTGATGGTGTGCCAAATCAGGACCTGCAGTGGAGGTCTCAGAGCTCAAGGCAGACAGCAAAGAAGGACCGCAAGCCCAGGGGCCAGAGCAAGAAAGGACAGGGCTCTGAAGAGGCTGAAGA TCTCTTCCGCCTTCCTCCTCGGAAgccctccttccccttccagtGGGCCTGGGAGAGCATCGCCACAGATGTCCGGGCTGTGCTTCAGCCAAGTTCCCCAACCCCAGGCCACCAAGCCCTGCCCAtgccctcctcatcctcccagcGCCAGTCCAGGCGCAAGTCCACGGCCAACCTCCCAGAGGCCTATGGCTGCTGCCGGAAGACAGAGGTGCAAAACCTGAAGGCGAGACAACAGCTGGGAGCCTGGGGTGGTGTCTCCATCCCTCCTGGCAAAGGGGAGCTAGGACCGGAGACCCCCAGTGAGTGTGGCCTCCAGCCGCCTGGGAGGAGGCCAGGATCAGGATCGGCGTCCGACAAGCAGGTCCAGCTGCTAGGCCCGggtgctgaggaggctgagaggggtcTGAGTTCTGGGGAGCCGCCCCAGCGCCCCAGGAGGGGGTCCATCTCAGAGGAGGAGCAATTCTCAGAGGCcacagaggaggctgaggagggagagcaCAGGGCTCCCTGCAGAAGGAGGGCTGGTTGTCAGAAAAAGGGGCAGATTTCCGGAGAGGAGGCCTCGGATGAAGGGGAACTGCAGGGCCAGAGCCAGGGGAGCAGGCCTAGCTTCAACAACCTCCAAAGGCCACAGAGGAGGAAGACAAGGGccagggagctgcaggggccaTGGGACCTGGAGAAGCTGCACAGGCAGCTACAGAGAGACCTGGATTGTG GCCCCCAAAAGCAGCCCTGGAAGGCTTTGAGGGCTGCCTTCCAGGCCTCCAAGCAGAATGGAAAGGCCTATGCCTCGGAAGACGATGAAACTTTCCCGTCTGCCAACCTCCCCAATCGCACCTTCCACAAACGACAGGAAGCCACCAG GAGCCTGCTGCAGGCCTGGGAGCGGCAGCGGCAGGAGGAGCGGCAGCAGGCCGAGCTGCGGCGGGCCCGAACGCAGCATGTACAGCGGCAAGTGGCCCGCTGCCTGGCAGCCTACGCACCCAGAGGGAGCCGGGGCCCTGGGGCAGCCCAGCGCAAGCTGGAGGAGCTGAG GCGCCAGGAGCGACAACGCTTTGCTGAGTACCAAGCGGAGCTGCAAGGCATCCAGCACAGGGTGCAGGCCCGGCCCTTCCTGTTCCAGCAGGCCATGCAG CCCTGGTGCAGAGCGAGAagccctcttctctctcctcaggCCAATGCCCGGCTCACTGTCACTCGGCGCTTCTCCCAGGTGCTGTCAGCACTGGGGCTGGATGAAGAGCAGCTGCTGTCCGAGGCAGGAAAGGTGGACAGAGAAGGCACCCCCAGGAAACCCAG GAGCCACAGGTCAATGGGGGTGAGAATGGAGCACTCTCCTCAGAGGCCCCCAAGGACAGAACCCACCGGCAGCCAGCCTGACAGGCACTACAAGCCCAGCCTGGACCCGGAGTGCAGTTTCTGA